Proteins encoded in a region of the Mercenaria mercenaria strain notata chromosome 1, MADL_Memer_1, whole genome shotgun sequence genome:
- the LOC123544901 gene encoding beta-1,3-galactosyltransferase 5-like, protein MLGVVVLVTYGVLQNRKRISSRVMSDNINAHYQVKLQPGLLQLINPTEPKYPYDVHYIKEDEAFCSSVTNLTFLVIVLSSTTNFNRRQTLRKTWANESLYTSYGTLKVVFLLGTSDNAHVQKQIDKEFNLYGDMVQGAFLDTYENLTHKSTMGFKWATERCRNARYVIKTDDDVVINMFELFQNNKLSESENKTHVLCHRQSTRVLRDESEKWFVSHYQFKGMSRFPPYCGGLFVMILNEVVPYLYESASKTPFFWLEDVLLYGIALNNIPGLKIQPIRENIEGFHIKASINCLDKMKKQCPLFVFMTVTLNDIVKLWATILQVYNS, encoded by the coding sequence ATGTTGGGCGTAGTTGTCTTGGTGACATACGGTGTATTACAGAACAGAAAAAGGATAAGTTCAAGGGTTATGTCAGACAACATCAATGCACATTATCAGGTAAAATTGCAACCTGGATTATTACAACTTATCAATCCAACTGAACCAAAATATCCCTACGATGTCCATTATATCAAAGAAGATGAGGCATTTTGTTCTTCAGTTACAAATCTTACTTTCTTAGTCATTGTGTTATCATCTACAACAAACTTTAACAGAAGGCAAACATTGAGAAAAACCTGGGCAAACGAATCCTTATATACTTCGTACGGAACACTGAAGGTTGTATTTCTTCTAGGAACCAGCGACAATGCCCATGTCCagaaacaaattgataaagaATTTAATCTCTATGGTGATATGGTTCAAGGAGCTTTTCTAGATACTTATGAAAATCTTACACACAAATCAACGATGGGATTTAAATGGGCAACTGAAAGATGCAGAAATGCAAGATATGTTATAAAAACAGATGACGATGTAGTGATCAATATGTTTGAgctttttcaaaacaataaactgagtGAATCTGAAAACAAAACTCATGTGCTCTGCCATCGTCAGTCGACTAGGGTTTTAAGAGATGAAAGCGAAAAATGGTTTGTCAGCCATTACCAGTTTAAGGGAATGAGCAGATTTCCTCCATATTGCGGGGGCCTTTTTGTGATGATTTTAAATGAAGTGGTTCCATATCTCTATGAGTCTGCTTCAAAGACACCATTCTTCTGGTTAGAAGATGTTTTGTTATATGGAATTGCCTTAAACAACATACCTGGACTTAAAATCCAACCAATACGCGAGAACATTGAGGGTTTTCACATTAAAGCATCAATAAATTGCCTAGATAAAATGAAGAAGCAATGTccattatttgtatttatgacaGTAACTCTTAATGATATCGTAAAACTTTGGGCAACTATTTTACAAGTATACAACAGCTGA